In a genomic window of Halorussus salilacus:
- a CDS encoding arylamine N-acetyltransferase family protein, whose translation MSRDTSAAGPTGGGSERARRARSDPETQRERDDVDPDAYLEPNDVDPDAYLERIGIDPGTVETPDLDTLERLQRAHVTAVPFENLSVVGDPHGDRDAEGDGERVVLSTPHLREKVVERGRGGYCFELNGLFHSLLAVFGYDVDRVAARVVGDDGDARPPANHHANIVELDRRYVVDVGMGVPTMRRPIPLDGTPRSDSVGVEWRIAESDRPDETYRSEYRGPGDVEWSTRYVFSDVAREFRYFEATNDYLQTAPESPFTGDPVVSVATDEGHRKLSGETLTEYVSGDERERTVTHEEWHATLEREFGLRYDRG comes from the coding sequence ATGTCACGCGATACGTCGGCGGCCGGTCCGACCGGCGGCGGGTCCGAGCGCGCCCGTCGGGCGCGCTCGGACCCCGAAACGCAACGCGAACGCGACGACGTGGACCCCGACGCGTACCTCGAACCCAACGACGTGGACCCCGACGCGTACCTCGAACGCATCGGCATCGACCCCGGGACCGTCGAGACGCCCGACCTCGACACGCTCGAACGCCTCCAGCGCGCCCACGTCACCGCGGTCCCGTTCGAGAATCTGTCCGTCGTCGGCGACCCCCACGGCGACCGGGATGCCGAGGGTGACGGCGAACGCGTGGTCCTCTCGACCCCGCACCTCCGCGAGAAGGTCGTCGAGCGCGGGCGGGGCGGCTACTGCTTCGAACTCAACGGCCTCTTCCACTCGCTACTCGCCGTGTTCGGCTACGACGTGGACCGCGTGGCGGCGCGGGTCGTCGGCGACGACGGCGACGCGCGCCCGCCCGCGAATCACCATGCTAATATCGTGGAACTCGACCGCCGGTACGTGGTCGACGTGGGGATGGGGGTCCCGACGATGCGCCGACCCATTCCCCTCGACGGGACCCCGCGCTCCGATTCGGTCGGCGTCGAGTGGCGAATCGCCGAGAGCGACCGGCCCGACGAGACCTACCGCTCGGAGTACCGCGGACCCGGCGACGTGGAGTGGTCCACGCGCTACGTGTTCAGCGACGTGGCCCGCGAGTTCCGCTACTTCGAGGCGACCAACGACTACCTCCAGACCGCCCCCGAGTCGCCGTTCACGGGCGACCCCGTCGTCTCGGTCGCGACCGACGAGGGCCACCGGAAGCTCTCGGGCGAGACCCTGACCGAGTACGTGAGTGGCGACGAGCGCGAGCGCACCGTGACCCACGAGGAGTGGCACGCGACGCTCGAACGCGAGTTCGGCCTCCGGTACGACCGCGGGTAG
- a CDS encoding MFS transporter, with product MTERDGATAGSGERSRRRTVGLVAGLFVLSTAAGAYEIAPASVLPLVRESLGVGATAAGWLVSVMYLTAVVASVPVGAALDRVSVRRAVAAAALALLVAGGWGWAAAVAGAYWWLFASRILGGFAYVVFWNAGANLVGQAVDAEVRATAVGVFTASAPVGFALGQFGSPLVAEALGWEAALPTFAALAVVGVAVFLLATRGRSLAVEADAPSREEFAALFRNRAAWTLCILSFLGFSLYLFLNSWLPSYLTDSLGVSLAAGGLLTALFPAVGVVSRTGGGVLSDRLFGGKRRPVALLSFAAAAPAVAGFVAVSSVAPVVALVVVSGFAVQLALGLFYTYVVEVVSPAVRTTAVSMLTSVGLLGAFLAPIVGGEIIARAGYRPAFLLATGVAVLGAVLSWYAPEVR from the coding sequence GTGACCGAACGCGACGGCGCGACAGCGGGTTCGGGCGAGCGGTCCCGACGCCGAACCGTCGGTCTCGTGGCCGGACTGTTCGTGCTCTCGACCGCGGCGGGCGCGTACGAGATAGCCCCGGCGAGCGTCCTGCCCCTCGTCCGCGAGTCGCTCGGCGTGGGAGCGACCGCGGCGGGGTGGCTCGTGAGCGTGATGTACCTCACCGCGGTCGTCGCGAGCGTCCCGGTCGGGGCGGCGCTCGACCGCGTGTCGGTCCGGCGGGCGGTCGCGGCCGCGGCCCTCGCGCTGCTCGTCGCGGGCGGGTGGGGGTGGGCCGCCGCGGTCGCCGGGGCCTACTGGTGGCTGTTCGCCTCCCGAATCCTCGGCGGGTTCGCGTACGTCGTGTTCTGGAACGCGGGCGCGAACCTCGTGGGGCAGGCGGTCGACGCCGAGGTTCGCGCGACCGCGGTCGGCGTGTTCACCGCGAGCGCGCCGGTCGGGTTCGCGCTGGGGCAGTTCGGCAGCCCGCTGGTCGCCGAGGCGCTCGGCTGGGAGGCGGCCTTGCCGACGTTCGCGGCCCTCGCGGTGGTCGGGGTCGCGGTCTTCCTGCTCGCGACCCGCGGGCGGAGCCTCGCGGTCGAGGCCGACGCGCCGAGTCGCGAGGAGTTCGCAGCGCTGTTTCGGAACCGCGCGGCGTGGACGCTCTGCATCCTCAGCTTCCTCGGGTTCTCGCTGTACCTCTTTCTCAACAGCTGGCTCCCGAGCTACCTGACCGACAGCCTCGGGGTCTCGCTGGCGGCGGGGGGCCTGTTGACCGCGCTGTTCCCCGCGGTCGGCGTGGTCTCGCGGACCGGCGGCGGCGTGCTCTCGGACCGGCTGTTCGGCGGCAAGCGTCGTCCGGTCGCGTTGCTGTCGTTCGCGGCGGCCGCGCCCGCGGTCGCCGGGTTCGTCGCGGTCTCGTCGGTCGCCCCGGTGGTCGCGCTCGTCGTCGTCTCCGGGTTCGCGGTCCAGCTCGCGCTCGGGCTGTTCTACACCTACGTCGTCGAGGTCGTCTCCCCGGCGGTCCGGACCACCGCGGTCTCGATGCTGACGAGCGTCGGTCTGCTCGGGGCCTTCCTCGCGCCCATCGTCGGCGGCGAGATAATCGCTCGCGCCGGGTACCGGCCCGCCTTCCTGCTCGCGACCGGGGTGGCGGTCCTCGGGGCGGTGCTGTCGTGGTACGCCCCCGAGGTGCGGTGA
- a CDS encoding aldo/keto reductase — MEYVRLGSTGTKVSEICFGTWRFGKESNGTVETDRKTAHDLLDAAWDRGVNFVDTANVYGDPNGTAEEWIGDWLADHDREDFVLASKVYFGVDEGPNDRGLSRKHVRAQIEGTLDRLGTDYLDVYYVHRWDDETPIEETLQTLNDLVREGKVNYLAASSMAAWKLTKALWTSDVEGLERFEVTQPRFNAAYRDPVADYLDVCADRDLAVCPYSPLEGGFLTGKYDREGTVPEGSRGELYEWGDRWDDRQWAVLDAVEAVADEVDATPAQVSLRWLADQREFRCVPIVGARTVDQLEENLGASDISLSDEQFERIREAYE, encoded by the coding sequence ATGGAGTACGTCAGACTCGGCTCCACGGGCACCAAGGTCAGCGAGATATGCTTCGGGACGTGGCGGTTCGGCAAGGAGTCGAACGGCACCGTCGAGACCGACCGCAAGACCGCCCACGACCTGCTCGACGCGGCGTGGGACCGCGGGGTCAACTTCGTCGACACCGCGAACGTCTACGGCGACCCCAACGGCACCGCAGAGGAGTGGATCGGCGACTGGCTCGCCGACCACGACCGCGAGGACTTCGTGCTGGCCTCGAAGGTGTACTTCGGCGTCGACGAGGGCCCAAACGACAGGGGCCTCTCGCGCAAGCACGTCCGGGCCCAGATCGAGGGCACGCTCGACCGACTCGGCACGGACTACCTCGACGTGTACTACGTCCACCGCTGGGACGACGAGACGCCCATCGAGGAGACCCTGCAGACCTTGAACGACCTCGTTCGCGAGGGGAAAGTGAACTACCTCGCGGCGAGTTCGATGGCGGCGTGGAAGCTGACCAAGGCGCTCTGGACCAGCGACGTGGAGGGACTGGAGCGCTTCGAGGTGACCCAACCGAGGTTCAACGCCGCGTATCGGGACCCGGTCGCCGACTACCTCGACGTGTGCGCCGACCGAGACCTCGCGGTGTGTCCGTACTCGCCGCTCGAAGGCGGATTTCTGACGGGGAAATACGACCGCGAGGGGACCGTCCCCGAGGGGTCGCGCGGCGAACTCTACGAGTGGGGAGACAGGTGGGACGACCGCCAGTGGGCGGTCCTCGACGCCGTCGAGGCGGTCGCCGACGAGGTCGACGCCACGCCCGCGCAGGTGTCGCTGCGGTGGCTGGCCGACCAGCGCGAGTTCCGCTGCGTCCCCATCGTCGGCGCACGAACCGTCGACCAACTGGAGGAGAACCTCGGCGCGAGCGACATCTCGCTGTCTGACGAGCAGTTCGAGCGAATCCGCGAGGCCTACGAGTAG